Below is a genomic region from Candidatus Chlorobium masyuteum.
TGCCCAGGTTGTCAATTACAAGCGCTGAATTATCCGGCAGATCTCTACGGTTGGCAATCTATTGTAAAAGCTTTACCATAATGGAGGCGAATCAGCAGGATTCCCCATATTTAATTCAAACACAATCGGGAGCATAGGGATGATTCCAGAGAAATTAACGGAAGTATTGAAGCATGACGGAGTGGTTGCGATTGCAACTCTGGGGCAGGATGGCCCTCATATGGTCAATACCTGGAACAGTTATGTACGAATTACCGAAGCAGAGCGCATTCTGATTCCAGTCGGCTACATGCAACATACGGAAGCGAACATTGCGTTTAACAATCAGGTGTTGATTACACTCGGCAGCCGCAAGGTCGCAGGAAATATGGGGCCTGGCACCGGATTTTTGATTAAAGGCACGGCGAGCATAGAGACCTCCGGGCCTGATTTTGATGCAACCCACGCTAAATTTGCATGGGCACGTGCCGTCATGGCTGTAACGGCCAGCTCCATTGAACAGACCTTGTAGGACACCGCAATAAATCTCTTCTCTCTGCGCGGACGGAGCCCCGTCCGCCTCGCACCCTAACCGCTCACGACAATTAATTGAAATATCTATCAATAAATGCATCTATTAATTCGTCAAAAATTGATATAAATATCTATATTTGTTCTTTATATCGCCACTGATTGCGATTTATGATATAAGGAAAAGCGGAGATTCGTGATGAAGATTGAAGGCTTGTTGAGTGATGAGGCGATTCTGGGAGAGCTGGGCAAGCGATTGGCTCAGCGGCGGCTGGAACTTCAGCTTACCCAGGAGATGCTTGCGGAGCAGGCGGGAGTATCGAAGCGGACCGTGGAACGTGTCGAGGCTGGAGCTACGGCGCAGATGTCGACCATGATCCGGATTCTTCGGGTATTGGGGCTGCTTGATCGGATGGAAGCATTGGTGCCCGAGTCCGGAGCGCGTCCGATGGATCTGCTCAGGCTCAAAGGCAAGGCGCGAAAGCGAGCCAGTGGCAGGAGAAAACCAACCGATGAAAAGCCCTGGACGTGGGGTGACGAAGCATGAGCACGACAGCAATGGTAAACCTTTGGGGACGCACGATCGGTGCGGTGTCGCTGGACGACAATGCTGCGACAGCCTCCTTTGAATATGATCCGGCTTTCATCAGCAGCGGTATTGAGGTGGCCCCGCTGATGATGCCGCTATCAGGCAGGCTATACTCCTTCCCATCGCTGCAACGGGAAACCTTCCATGCTCTTCCGGGGCTTTTGGCGGATTCACTGCCGGATCGGTTTGGCAGTGCGTTGATTGATGCCTGGCTTGCCCGTTCCGGACGTATGCCGGAGTCGTTCAATGCGGTGGAGCGCCTTTGTTACATCGGTTCGCGCGGCATGGGTGCGCTGGAGTATGCTCCGGCAATCCGATTGGGTGCACCCGCATCTTCCCGTGTTGAGGTTGACAAGCTGGTAGCGTTGGCGTCAGAGGTTTTGACCCATCGTGACAACCTGGAGGTCTGGTTCCACGAGGAGGGAAGGCAAACAGCTCTACGGGATATTTTGCGGGTCGGCACTTCGGCTGGCGGTGCGCGGGCCAAGGCGGTGATTGCCTGGAATCCGGAAACGAACGAAGTTCGTTCAGGTCAGGTGCAGGCTGGCAGTGGATTTGAGTACTGGCTGATGAAGTTCGACGGTGTCAGCGGAAACAGGGATAAGGAGCTGGACGACCCGAAGGGTTACGGCGCAATCGAGTATGCCTATTACAGGATGGCGGTGGATGCGGGAATTGCCATGACTCCGTGCCGCCTTTTCGAGGAGAACGGACGCCGCCACTTCATGACGAAACGGTTCGACCGGCAGGAAGGCGGAGGCAAGCTGCACATGCAGTCACTTTGCGGCATGGCGCATTTTGATTTCAATCAGGCGGGAGCATACGGCTACGAGCAGGCGTTGCAGGTAATCCGCCGACTGGGGTTGCCGATGGCGGCCATTGAGGAGCAGTTCCGGCGGATGGTTTTCAATATTGTGGCCCGTAATCAGGATGACCACGTAAAGAACATTGCCTTTCTGATGGACAAGAGTGGAAAGTGGTCGCTCTCTCCCGCTTTCGACATGACCTACAGCTATCAGCCGGGCGGTAAATGGACATCAACTCATCAGATGACGATGCAAGGCAAGCGGAGTGGCTTTACCCTGGAGGATTTCAAAGCGTGTTCAAAGAGTGCTTCCATGAAGCGCGGGCGAGCAGAAACGATTATTGATGAGGTGATGAAGGTCGTCTCCCGATGGAGGGAGTATGCGGAGGAGTCGCGCGTGAGTCCGTCGCAACGTGATAAAATAGAGGCTGCCCTGAGAGTGGAGCCCTTTAAATAAACCCGGATATTAAAATTGCCTTGTATTTTAAAGCAAGGCTTTATCAGCGGTTGACAACCTCGATTTTTACTTTGGCGGTACCCTTGTCATAAAAACCGAGCCTTTTGGCCGCTTCAGCACTCAGATCGATAATCCGGTCACCGACAAACGGGCCGCGGTCATTGACCCTGACTACAATCGAAGCATTGGTTTCAAGGTTGGTTACCTTTACCAGAGCAGGCAGGGGAAGATATTTGTGTGCGGCACTTGGTTTTGAAGGGTCAAATATTTCGCCGTATGCGGTCGGCTGTCCATTATGCTGCCTCAGGGTTTCATGACCATACCATGAAGCCAAACCTGTCTCCTCGTAGGAGTTCGCCTCTTCATAGCTCATTGGGACATAAACCTTGCCGTTGATGACGTAGGGGGTGTTTTTCAGTTTTCCTGTCCGGTAGGCCTCTTCAGGTGAAATCCCGCCTATATATGAGGATCGGGAAGAGGTACATGAACTGAGTGCCAGAGGCAGCAGCAGGCATCCGGCCAGAAATAATTTGCGCATTGAATCGTTCATGGATGTCGCCTTTTATGGTGCCTTTTATTTTAATAAATGTCAATTTACGCTTATTCTTCCTCTATTGACACTATTTTTAACTTTCCGGTATTGAGCCTTAAAGGTTTTTGCAGTTGGAAAGAGAGACTTTACCCCGTGTGAACATGGTTGCAGAACCTGAGGCCCGCAGTCCTTTCGGCGTTTTAATCATACATGGTTTTACCGCAACACTTGAGAGTGTGGAGGCGTTGCGCAAGCCCTTGCAGGAAATGGGTATCCCTTTCTGCATGCCATTGCTTGCCGGGCATGGGGCCACGTCTCCCGATGCACTTGATGGCGTAGGATGGGAGGCATGGCTTAAGGATGCAGAGCTGGCGTTTAAGGATTTCTCGCTGGAGGTGGAGCGGGTTATCGTGATCGGGCACAGTATGGGTGCACTGCTTGCCCTTAATCTTGCGGTACGCTACCCGAAACAGGTTGATTCTCTTATCCTTGCAACACCGGCACTCAGGCTTGTCTCTCTGCTTGCACCTGGCAGACCGCTTCATTTTGCAGCTCGGCTTGTCAGTATGATGATCAAAAAGTGGGATCTGAAAAGTGATTTGCAGGAGTTGCGGCCTCAGTGCCTGGCTCCCCATTACGCCTGGGTTCCGACCAATGCTATTCTCTCCCTGTTTGATCTGATCCGGACTACCGAGAGGCTGCTTGATCAAGTCAACGTACCTTTCATGATTCTGCATAACAGAAAGGAGGCAACCGTGCTTCCAAATAGCGCAACCCTGCTCTGCAATCGGGCGGCAACGTCTCCGGAGGAGCGCTCAATTGTCTGGTTTGAACGTTCCGGACACCAGATTTTCTGTGATTGTGAACGTGATAAAGCGGTTCGCACTATCATGACGTATATAGCAGACAGAACCGGTCGAAAGGAGTAAGCTTTTGAACGGCTCTTTGCGATTCATGCGCGTCATGTTGAAGAATGCAGGTTACGGTTTTATATTCCTGAACGGAGCGTTCATTATTCTCTTGCACCTAAAACCAAACAGAAATGAATACGTTTATCTGCAGAGCGGTTTCCACCTCTCTCCTGCTCTTTTCAATGCTGTTTCACGCTCTGCCGCTGAAGGCGAGTGCTCCTGACGGCTCACCGGAAAGCGGGAAAAAACCGGCGGTTGTGCTCAACGAACTTGGCTTCGCTTCAGGGTATGTGTGGGGTTCGCTGAACAGAAAAGCGGATAACTTTACCGTGTATCCGCTCATTGCACGAGTTGGATTCAATATGAACCGATTGCTGGGTATTGAGGGCGCAAAGAGCACCCTGCAGCTGGCACTTGAGCCGCAGGTGAATCTGATTTCCGGTCCGCAGGATGGTGTGGAAGCCGGTTGCGGTATCGGTCTGCGCTATTTCCGCAAACTCGCCTCTCCGGTGGATCTTTTTTTTGAGGCAAGCTTTGCGCCCATGTTTTTAAGTGTTGATTCGATAGAGCAGGGCAAAGCCGGGTTTAACTTTCTTGATCATTTCGGTTCAGGCCTTCAATACCGGGTATCGGACAAAACGGCGTTTTTTGGCGGCTACCGCTGGCGTCACATCTCTCACGCAGGTCTTGTTGACCGCTCGAATATGGGCATAAACTCCAACGCCATTATCGCCGGGGTTTCATGGCTCTATTAATAGAGGTGTCCTAATGTTCCGCAACTTGTTTGCTATGAAAAAAGATCGGCATCATGCGGGTTATTGACCTCTCGCATACCATAGAGCCCGGAATGCCGGTTTATCCGGGGACGCCCGAACCGGAATTTCAGCCGCTTGCAACGCTTGATAAAGAGGGCTTTTCCGAGCAGCTTATCACACTCTCCTCCCATACCGGCACCCATATCGACCTCCCCTCCCATATTCTTTCCGAAATGACAAGACCCGATGTTTTTGCGGTTGAACAATTTGCCGGAAAAGGTGTCGTCATGGATGTTCGCGATGCCGCCGGAGGGGTTATCAGCAAAGAGCAGCTCAAACCGTTCTCTGCATTGATTGGTTCGTGTGACTTTCTCCTGCTCTCTTCCGGATGGAGCGAAAACTGGGGTCGGCCGGATTATTTTAAAGGATATCCGGCGCTCTCGGTTGAAGCCGCACACTGGCTCACAGAGTTTGATCTGAAAGGGATCGGGGTGGATATGATCTCTGTGGATCTTCCGGATTCAGTTGATCTCCCTGTTCACAGAAGAGTGCTCGGGAAAGGGATTGTGCTCATCGAGAATCTGACTGCACTGTCGTCACTTCCCGATTCTCCCTTCACTTTTTGCGCTTTTCCGCTGAAAATAGCCGGAGCTGAGGCTTCACCGATCCGTGCGGTTGCCCTTGTTGGATAAAAGGGGTCAGCAAAGATTATTTAATTGGAAGTTAATTGAGAGGGCGTTACCTTTGAGTACACAGGATTTAATCCACTGTTCTTTATCATCGCAATAACTACGGTTCGTAATTCGTACCACTACTATGCTCATGTACTCTTCGATTACCAGAAAAGTGCTTATGGCGCTTGCGGGGCTTTTTCTGGTTACCTTCCTCCTCGTGCATCTCGGTATCAATCTTTTGCTGCTGAAATCCGATGGAGGCGCTTCGTTTACTGAAGCGGCAACCTTTATGGCTACCAATCCGATCATAAAGGTATTTGAAATTGTTCTTTTTGCAGGCTTTCTGCTTCACATCTTCTTCGGTATGCTGGTCTCCGGCCAGAACCGCGCTGCACGCACGACCCGCTATGAGTGTGCCAACGCTTCGGACACCTCCTTTTTTTCAAAGTACATGTTCCACACCGGCATTATTGTACTCATCTTCCTGCTTCTTCACTTTATAGATTTCTACTTTATCAAGACAGGTCTTGTCGCCCCGCCTCCCGGCATCGAACGGCACGACTTCTATCATCGCGCACTGCTGCTCTTCTCATCGCCCTGGTACTCCCTGATCTATATTGCCGGTTTTGTTTCTCTCGGCATCCATCTCAACCATGCAATACAGTCGGCATTTCAGACCCTTGGATGGAACCACAGCCGCTATATGGGAGCAGTCAAGCTTGCAAGTACGATCTACTCGGTATGCATTGCAGCAGGATTCAGCCTTGTTCCGGTCTACCTCCTGTTAATCAAGTAAACAAGAGCAGCTAACTGTGTTATTTACCGAAAACAACACTCACTACACGTTTCAATGACACGCCTCAACGCCAGAATCCCTGAAGGGCCGGTGGCAGACAAATGGACCGCCTACAAATCGGGATGCAAGCTGGTAAACCCCAACAATAAACGCAAACTTGACATCATCGTGGTTGGTACCGGTCTTGCCGGGGCCTCTGCAGCCGCCTCTCTCGGAGAGCTTGGCTACAATGTCAAGGCATTCTGCTATCAGGATACACCGCGCCGTGCTCACAGCATCGCTGCACAGGGTGGAATCAATGCCGCAAAGAACTATGCCAACGACGGTGACAGTGCCTACCGGCTTTTTTATGACACCATCAAAGGCGGCGATTACCGGGCACGTGAAGCCAATGTGTACCGTCTTGCTGAAGTCAGCAACCAGATTATCGACCTCTGTGTTGCCCAGGGGGTCCCATTTGCCAGGGAGTATGGCGGGCTTCTGACAAACCGCTCTTTCGGGGGTGCACAGGTATCAAGAACCTTCTTTGCGAGGGGCCAGACAGGCCAGCAGTTGCTGCTCGGGGCCTATGGTGCCTTAAGCCGTCAGATCGCCGCAGGTACCGTTACGCTCTACAATCGGCGCGATATGCTTGACCTGGTGCTTGTTGACGGAAAGGCGCGGGGAATCATTACCCGGAATCTGGTTACCGGCGAGATTGAGCGTCACGCCGCACATGCGGTTGTGCTGGCAAGCGGCGGGTATGGCAATGTTTTTTACCTCTCCACCAATGCCATGGGTTCCAATGTGACTCCGGCATGGTGTGCCTACAAGCGGGGGGCTTTTATGGCCAACCCGGCCTTTACACAGATTCATCCCACCTGTATTCCGGTGCACGGCGACTTTCAGTCAAAGCTGACCCTGATGAGTGAAAGCCTGCGCAACGATGGAAGGATCTGGGTGCCGAAAAAATTAAAGGATGTGGAGCGGCTGCGCCATAAGGATATCAAACCATCCGATATCGCCGAGGAGGATCGGGACTACTATCTTGAGCGCCGTTACCCTGCTTTCGGAAATCTTGTTCCGAGGGATGTCGCATCAAGGGCGGCCAAAGAGCGGTGTGACGCCGGATATGGTGTCGGCTCTACAGGAATGGCGGTATATCTGGACTTTGCCGATGCCATCAAGCGCAAGGGGCATGATACCATTGATGCTTTATACGGCAACCTCTTCCAGATGTACGAGCAGATTGTTGCTGAATCACCCTATGAAACCGCGATGATGATCTATCCGGCGGTGCACTATACCATGGGAGGTCTATGGGTTGATTACGAGCTGATGACGACCATTCCGGGACTCTTTGCTGCCGGGGAGTGCAATTTTTCCGACCATGGAGCCAACCGTCTCGGGGCATCTGCGCTTATGCAGGGGCTTGCCGACGGGTACTTTGTGCTGCCCTATACGATAGGCAACTATCTTGCATCTGAGATTCATACACCGCGGTTTGATCCTGCCGCTTCCGAATTCACTGCCGCCGCAGAGGGGGTTGCTGACCGCCTGAAGCAACTCCATAACAACAAGGGCAAGGAGTCGGTTGATCACTTCCATCGCCGCCTCGGCAAGATCATGTGGGAGTATTGCGGGATGGCCAGAAATGAGGCGGGTCTTACCGAAGCCCTCTATCTCATTACCGAGCTGAAGAGGGAGTATGCCCGGGGAGTAAAGGTGTCGGGAGGTCTGGATGAATATAATCCTGAACTTGAGAAGGCCTGCCGGGTTGCTGACTTTATCGAACTCGGCGAACTCATGGTACGCGACGCCCTGCAGCGAAAAGAGTCTTGCGGGGGTCATTTCAGGGAAGAGTACCAGACCAGTGATGGTGAAGCTTTGCGCGACGATGAGAAGTTCGCATTTGTCGGCGCATGGCAATACACCGGCCGTGATGCAGTGCTGCACAGGGAGGAACTTCAATTCAACGAGATCAAGCTCTCCCAGCGGAGCTATAAATAGAGGATAATATGAATTTTACGCTGAAGATCTGGCGCCAGAAAAATGCGGAGGCCAAAGGCGGTATGGTTTCCTACGAGGTATCAGGGATCTCTTCCGACAGCTCATTTTTTGAAATGCTTGATATCCTCAACCAGCAGCTTATTGAGAGCGGTGGTGATCCGGTCTCCTTTGACCACGACTGCCGGGAGGGTATATGCGGTACATGCAGCCTCTATATAAACGGGAGGCCTCACGGGCCGGTCAAGGGGGTAACCACCTGCCAGCTTCATATGCGCTCTTTCAGGGACGGGGAGACTATCCATATCGAACCATGGCGGGCAAAGGCTTTTCCGGTCATCCGCGATCTCATTGTTGACAGAAGTGCGTTTGATAAAGTGATCCAGGCTGGCGGTTATGTATCGGTTAATAGCGGAGGTGTGCCTGACGCCAATACCATTCCTGTCGAGAAATCGAAATCCGATGCGGCCTTTGATGCCGCCGCCTGCATCGGCTGCGGGGCCTGTGTGGCCGCCTGTTCCAACGCTGCCGCCATGCTCTTTATCGGCGCAAAGGTCTCTCATCTCGCTCTTTTGCCGCAGGGGCGTATAGAGACTGAAAAGCGGGTGCAGAAGATGGTAGCCTGTATGGATCAGCTTGGTTTCGGCAACTGCAGCAACACCTATGCCTGTGAAGCGGAGTGCCCGAAAGGAATTTCCGTAGTCAATATTGCCCGCATGAACCGGGGGTTTCTCAAGGCGAAACTCATGTCGGACAAGGAGAAGGAAATTCGCGATTCCATGTAAGGGCGCGAGTTGTTTTGAGAGGGAATGTTTTTGTTCTGCAGGATGTTGTTTTCAATGATCTTGTGCTTCCATTCAGGGAACCTCTCAACGAAGGAGCTCAGTTGCCATGAAAAAACACACCGGTTTATGGATTGATCACAAAGAGGCGCTTCTGGTTTCAATAGAAGGCGAGAGTTTGGTTGTTCAGCGTGTTCCGTCCGAAGCGGAAAGTCATTTCCGGCCTTCAGGGGGCTGGAAATCGAGCGGAACGTCGGTTGCGCAGTCAATTTCAAAAGAGCAGACCGCTGACGAGAGCCGAAAACACCAGTATCAGGCATTTTATAAAAAAGTGATGGCTCTGCTCGGTGATTCTTCGGGTATTGCTCTTTTCGGTCCCGGTGAAGCAAAGATTGAGCTTGCCAAGGCGATCAGCAAGGTCGGCTCACTGCATGAAAAAGTCAAGGCGGTTGAAGCCTGTGACCGTATGACCGAGAAGCAGTTTATAGCAAAAGTCAAATCGTTTTTTGTTATCTGAATCCGTATCTGCCTGCTTGCCGGCAGCCCTGGTTAAGGCTGCCGGTCCATTATTCTCCCTGTTGAATCGCTGCTTCTCTCCGCTTTTCCGGCAATCTCTTTTTTTTCGACACACGGTTGAGTGACTCCGGAGATCAACAACATCCGCGAATTTCCTGATGATTATCTCATGCTCAGGCTTCAGCGGTGCGAATGCAAGAATCTTTTACCGTATTTTCCGGTTAATACTTATAATTCATGGAGGTACACTGTGGAAACGGATTTTATTCAGGGGAATTTTGCATGTTGCTGGCTCCTGTTTGGAAATTGCAGTTTAAACGTGTAGATGATAAGCTTGATGTAATGCCTCTATTGCAAGAACAGAACTCTCCGGGGCGATTCCGTCTGTTGGTGGACGGGTGCTTTAGCTGAATTTTTTTCTCTTCCCGGAATGTTCAAAAATGAATTTATGGAAATACTCTTTCTTTTGTCACTGATTGTTGTTAACGGCCTTTTTGCCATGTCGGAAATAGCCCTGGTGACGGCTAAACGCTCTCGTCTTGCAAAACTTGCCGAGGATGGGGATAAATCGGCAGCGGTCGCCATCAAGCTTGGTCAGGAGCCGACCCGTTTTCTTTCGACCATACAGATAGGCATTACCTCAATCGGTATTCTTAATGGTATTGTCGGAGAGGGTGCTCTTGCCGGACCACTGGCGGTCAGGTTTCAGGCATTCGGGATGGATCCGGAAATCAGCCATATCATTTCGACCGCTATCGTTGTCCTGTCGATCACCTATATCACGATTGTTGTTGGAGAGCTTGTTCCCAAAAGGCTTGGCCAGTTCGATCCGGAAGGAATCGCATGTCTGGTTTCCCGTCCCATGTTTACCCTCTCGACAATAACCCGTCCGTTCGGAAGGCTTCTTTCCGCGTCAACTGATGCTATCCTCCGCCTTATGGGGCAAAGCCCCCAGGCCTATCCCAGCGTTACCGAAGAGGAGATTCATGCTATGCTTGAGGAGGGCTCTGAAGCGGGAGTTATCGAACAGCACGAGCATGAGATGGTCCGCAATGTGTTCCGTCTTGATGATCGTCAGCTTGGAACCCTTATGGTGCCGAGAGCTGATATTGTCTTTCTTGACGTTTCAAAACCGCTGGAAGAGAATATTCTGCGGGTGACAGAGTCCGAGCACTCCCGCTTTCCGGTCTGTAACGGGGGTCTGCAATCCCTGCTTGGCGTGGTCAACGCCAAACAGCTTCTGTCGAAAACCCTGAAGGGGGGGTTGACCGAGTTTACTTCACAGTTGCAGCCCTGTGTCTATGTTCCGGAAACCCTTACCGGTATGGAGCTGCTGGACCATTTCAGGACTTCAGGCACCCAGATGGTTTTTGTTGTTGATGAGTACGGGGAGATTCAGGGGCTCGTTACCCTTCAGGATATGCTTGAAGCGGTGACAGGAGAGTTTGTACCGCGCAACAGCGAGGATTCATGGGCGGTTGAGCGCCAGGATGGTTCATGGCTGCTGGATGGTCTTATTCCTGTGCCTGAGCTGAAGGATACGCTTGAACTCAGATCGGTTCCGGATGAGGATAAAGGACTTTATCACACCTTGAGCGGTCTTATGATGTGGCAGCTCGGTCGAATGCCTCAGACCGGAGATGTCATGATATGGGAAGAGTGGACGCTTGAGATTGTTGATCTTGATGGCCAGCGGATCGACAAAGTGCTTGCCTCAAAACGTCCCGAGGAGGTTATACCGGAAAACGGGCGATCGGAAGTGCCGTCAGCCGAAGCGAAAAGTGACCCCTTACATAAAAACTGAACGTAATGACCAATCATCATCCGGAGTGCCTTTTCTGCCGAATCGTAAACGGCGAGATCCCGGCGAAGATTATCTACCGAAATGAGCATGTTGTGGCATTCAGGGATATCACGCCTGTTGCACCTCAACATGTGTTGATTATTCCGGTGCGCCATATTGCCTCCCTGAACGATCTGGAGCCCGAAGATGAAGCGACAGCAGGAAGCCTTATGCTTGCTGCCGGAACGGTTGCCGGTATTCTGGGTATCAGGGAGTCCGGTTACCGGTTTGTGTTCAATACGGGACCCGATGCCCTTCAGAGTGTCTTTCATATTCATGGTCATCTTGTCGGCGGAAAAGAGATGGGATGGCCTCCCTTTGCCGGATCGTCGACGCTGCACGGATAGGCGTGGAGCGAGTTGGTGCCGGGAGAACAATCATGGAATTTTATCCGGTTGAAATTGTTATATAGGATATATATTGTCCTGTATTGTATTATTGTTTCAAGGAGTCAGTTGTATGAGATTATCGGAGTTGCAGGTTGGTGACCGCGCTGAAGTGACGGCATTGAAATCTGAAAGTGCTGTCCGGCGACGGATTATGGATATGGGATTGATAAAAGGGACCAGCTTCAAGGTGCTCAGGGTTGCGCCCCTTGGCGACCCCATAGAGATATTCTTCAAGGGGCTCTATCTTGCCCTGAGAAAAAACGAGGCAGAGGGAGTTCTCGTTCGTAAAGTCGGAGAGCCTTCGGAGCTTGTTGACCATCAGGAGCTTGACGAACCGCTCCTGAAGTTTGGAGGGAGGGTATGAGTGGCGGCAAGGAGATCACCATTGCGCTTGCCGGCAATCCGAACTGCGGAAAATCCTCTCTCTTCAATGCGCTTACCGGGGCGCAGCAGAAAGTCGGAAATTTTTCGGGCGTAACCGTTGAAAAGCATGAAGGGTATATCGACTACAAAGGGTACCGGATCACCGTGGTTGATCTTCCCGGAACCTACTCACTTACCCCCTACTCTCCCGAAGAGCTGGTAACAAGGGCCTATCTTGTCAGGGAGCGTCCTGATGTGGTGGTCAATGTTCTTGAGGGCCCGAACCTTGAGCGCAACCTTCTTCTGACAACCCAGCTCATGGAGCTTGAGGTTGATTTCCTCGTTGCGCTCAACATGATGGATGAAGTTGAAGAGAAGGGTATTGTTATTGACATCAAACAGCTTCAGCAGCTTCTCGGATGCCATATCATACCGGTTTCAGCCAAAAAGAAGAGTGGTCTTGACGCACTTCTTGATCATATCATCCGGGTCTCACAGAAGGAGATCAAAATCAAAAAGAACAAGCTCTTTTTCACGCCATCCCTTGAAGCTTCAGTTGATAAAATCACGGCACTTCTCGGCAATCAGAAGGAGCTGGGCCTCTATAATTCCCGCTGGCTTGCCATCAAGCTGCTTGAAAACGACCGGGAGGTTTATCAGGAGGTTCAGCACTATCCTGTCTGGGTTAAAGTTGAGCTTGCCCTCCAGGAAGCACTCAGGGATGCTGAACGTCAGCATGATTCAGAGCCGGAGATGCTTATTACCGAAGACCGTCATG
It encodes:
- a CDS encoding pyridoxamine 5'-phosphate oxidase family protein — translated: MIPEKLTEVLKHDGVVAIATLGQDGPHMVNTWNSYVRITEAERILIPVGYMQHTEANIAFNNQVLITLGSRKVAGNMGPGTGFLIKGTASIETSGPDFDATHAKFAWARAVMAVTASSIEQTL
- a CDS encoding helix-turn-helix transcriptional regulator; the protein is MKIEGLLSDEAILGELGKRLAQRRLELQLTQEMLAEQAGVSKRTVERVEAGATAQMSTMIRILRVLGLLDRMEALVPESGARPMDLLRLKGKARKRASGRRKPTDEKPWTWGDEA
- a CDS encoding type II toxin-antitoxin system HipA family toxin — protein: MSTTAMVNLWGRTIGAVSLDDNAATASFEYDPAFISSGIEVAPLMMPLSGRLYSFPSLQRETFHALPGLLADSLPDRFGSALIDAWLARSGRMPESFNAVERLCYIGSRGMGALEYAPAIRLGAPASSRVEVDKLVALASEVLTHRDNLEVWFHEEGRQTALRDILRVGTSAGGARAKAVIAWNPETNEVRSGQVQAGSGFEYWLMKFDGVSGNRDKELDDPKGYGAIEYAYYRMAVDAGIAMTPCRLFEENGRRHFMTKRFDRQEGGGKLHMQSLCGMAHFDFNQAGAYGYEQALQVIRRLGLPMAAIEEQFRRMVFNIVARNQDDHVKNIAFLMDKSGKWSLSPAFDMTYSYQPGGKWTSTHQMTMQGKRSGFTLEDFKACSKSASMKRGRAETIIDEVMKVVSRWREYAEESRVSPSQRDKIEAALRVEPFK
- a CDS encoding septal ring lytic transglycosylase RlpA family protein encodes the protein MNDSMRKLFLAGCLLLPLALSSCTSSRSSYIGGISPEEAYRTGKLKNTPYVINGKVYVPMSYEEANSYEETGLASWYGHETLRQHNGQPTAYGEIFDPSKPSAAHKYLPLPALVKVTNLETNASIVVRVNDRGPFVGDRIIDLSAEAAKRLGFYDKGTAKVKIEVVNR
- a CDS encoding alpha/beta hydrolase, with the translated sequence MVAEPEARSPFGVLIIHGFTATLESVEALRKPLQEMGIPFCMPLLAGHGATSPDALDGVGWEAWLKDAELAFKDFSLEVERVIVIGHSMGALLALNLAVRYPKQVDSLILATPALRLVSLLAPGRPLHFAARLVSMMIKKWDLKSDLQELRPQCLAPHYAWVPTNAILSLFDLIRTTERLLDQVNVPFMILHNRKEATVLPNSATLLCNRAATSPEERSIVWFERSGHQIFCDCERDKAVRTIMTYIADRTGRKE
- a CDS encoding acyloxyacyl hydrolase, which produces MNTFICRAVSTSLLLFSMLFHALPLKASAPDGSPESGKKPAVVLNELGFASGYVWGSLNRKADNFTVYPLIARVGFNMNRLLGIEGAKSTLQLALEPQVNLISGPQDGVEAGCGIGLRYFRKLASPVDLFFEASFAPMFLSVDSIEQGKAGFNFLDHFGSGLQYRVSDKTAFFGGYRWRHISHAGLVDRSNMGINSNAIIAGVSWLY
- a CDS encoding cyclase family protein; this translates as MRVIDLSHTIEPGMPVYPGTPEPEFQPLATLDKEGFSEQLITLSSHTGTHIDLPSHILSEMTRPDVFAVEQFAGKGVVMDVRDAAGGVISKEQLKPFSALIGSCDFLLLSSGWSENWGRPDYFKGYPALSVEAAHWLTEFDLKGIGVDMISVDLPDSVDLPVHRRVLGKGIVLIENLTALSSLPDSPFTFCAFPLKIAGAEASPIRAVALVG
- a CDS encoding succinate dehydrogenase cytochrome b subunit; translation: MLMYSSITRKVLMALAGLFLVTFLLVHLGINLLLLKSDGGASFTEAATFMATNPIIKVFEIVLFAGFLLHIFFGMLVSGQNRAARTTRYECANASDTSFFSKYMFHTGIIVLIFLLLHFIDFYFIKTGLVAPPPGIERHDFYHRALLLFSSPWYSLIYIAGFVSLGIHLNHAIQSAFQTLGWNHSRYMGAVKLASTIYSVCIAAGFSLVPVYLLLIK
- a CDS encoding fumarate reductase/succinate dehydrogenase flavoprotein subunit, which codes for MTRLNARIPEGPVADKWTAYKSGCKLVNPNNKRKLDIIVVGTGLAGASAAASLGELGYNVKAFCYQDTPRRAHSIAAQGGINAAKNYANDGDSAYRLFYDTIKGGDYRAREANVYRLAEVSNQIIDLCVAQGVPFAREYGGLLTNRSFGGAQVSRTFFARGQTGQQLLLGAYGALSRQIAAGTVTLYNRRDMLDLVLVDGKARGIITRNLVTGEIERHAAHAVVLASGGYGNVFYLSTNAMGSNVTPAWCAYKRGAFMANPAFTQIHPTCIPVHGDFQSKLTLMSESLRNDGRIWVPKKLKDVERLRHKDIKPSDIAEEDRDYYLERRYPAFGNLVPRDVASRAAKERCDAGYGVGSTGMAVYLDFADAIKRKGHDTIDALYGNLFQMYEQIVAESPYETAMMIYPAVHYTMGGLWVDYELMTTIPGLFAAGECNFSDHGANRLGASALMQGLADGYFVLPYTIGNYLASEIHTPRFDPAASEFTAAAEGVADRLKQLHNNKGKESVDHFHRRLGKIMWEYCGMARNEAGLTEALYLITELKREYARGVKVSGGLDEYNPELEKACRVADFIELGELMVRDALQRKESCGGHFREEYQTSDGEALRDDEKFAFVGAWQYTGRDAVLHREELQFNEIKLSQRSYK
- a CDS encoding succinate dehydrogenase/fumarate reductase iron-sulfur subunit; this encodes MNFTLKIWRQKNAEAKGGMVSYEVSGISSDSSFFEMLDILNQQLIESGGDPVSFDHDCREGICGTCSLYINGRPHGPVKGVTTCQLHMRSFRDGETIHIEPWRAKAFPVIRDLIVDRSAFDKVIQAGGYVSVNSGGVPDANTIPVEKSKSDAAFDAAACIGCGACVAACSNAAAMLFIGAKVSHLALLPQGRIETEKRVQKMVACMDQLGFGNCSNTYACEAECPKGISVVNIARMNRGFLKAKLMSDKEKEIRDSM